CCGCGACGCCCGGCGGCCGGTACGCGACCTCGGGCACCGGTACCGGCCCCGGCGCTGTTCGCGGGCCTGCCTAGACTGGCCGGGCACTGCCCACACGCTAGCTCGGACCGGTTCGAGCAGGGGAGAGAGGCCGACGTGAGCGAGCCGCAGACGATCCACCCGCAGGCACCCGTCCCGGCCCGCAGCCTGGGCCTGAACACCGCCGCCAACGCCCGTGACCTCGGCGGCTACCGCACCGCCGAGGGGCGGACCGTGCGCAGCGGGGTCGCCCTCAGGGCCGAGGCACTGGTCCGGCTCGACGACGCCGACCTGGAGACGCTGACCGCGATCGGCGTCCGCCAGGTCGTCGACCTGCGCGGCCTCAACGAGGTCCAGGAGAACGGCAGCGACCGGCTGCCGGGGCTGGACCCGGTCGACATCGCCACGGTGGAGCTGACCGACGGCGTCGCCGTGGTCGAGGGCGACGCGATCCGGCTGCTGCACCTGCCGGTGTACTCGCCCGACCACGACATCTACGTCGAGCTGCGGGAGGTCCTCGGCAGCCAGGACGCGGCGGCGCAGCGCGCGCTGCTCGGCGACGGCGGGGGCGAGCGGATCATGACGGAGATGTACCGCTGGTTCGTGACCGACCCGGTGATCCGTACGCGCTTCGCGGAGACGGTTCGGCTGCTGGCCGACCAGGCGGGCACGCCGGTGCTGTTCCACTGCACGGCCGGCAAGGACCGGACCGGCTGGGTGGCGGCGATCGTGCTGACGGCGCTCGGAGTGGACCGGGACACGGTCTACGCGGACTACCTGCTCACCAACGAGCGCTCGGCGGCGGTGGTGGAGCGGATCATGGAGTCCTTCACCCGGCACAAGGTACTGGAGGACCCCTCGCTGATCCTCCCGGTGCTCCGGGCCGACGCGGCCTACCTGGACGCCGCCTTCGCGGCCGTGGCGGAGGGGTGGACGGACTTCGAGAGCTTCCTCACCGACGGGCTCGACCTGGATGCGGCCGAGCTGGCCGCGCTCCGAGCCAACCTGCTGACGGACTGACTCCGGCGCTCTACTGACCCCGGCGCTCACTGACCCCGGCGCTCTGCTGACCCGGGCGTTCTGCTGACTCCGGCGTTCTGCTGACTCCGGTGCTTCGCGCGCGGGGCGGTGGCTCGGGCCGCCCCGCTCGGCGAATTCCTGTGCTTCCACGACCGTGCGATCAGGCCTCCGAGATCAGGCCCTCGCGGAGCGTGGCCAGGGTGCGGGTGAGCAGCCGGGAGACGTGCATCTGCGAGATGCCGATCTCGTCGCCGATCTGCGACTGGGTCATGTTGCCGAAGAAGCGCAGCATGATGATCCGCCGCTCCCGGGCGGGCAGCCGGGCCAGCAGCGGCTTCAGCGACTCCCGGTACTCCACGCCCTCCATGGCGGCGTCCTCGTAGCCGAGGCGCTCGGCCAGCGGTCCGTCGCCGTCCTCGTCGGTCGGGGCGGTGTCCAGCGAGCTGGCGGTGTAGGCGTTGCCGACGGCGAGGCCCTCCACCACGTCCTCCTCGCTGACGCCCAGGCAGGCGGCCAACTCGGCGACGGTGGGCGAGCGGTCCAGCTTCTGCGAGAGCTCGTCGCCGGCCCGGGTGAGCGAGAGCCGCAGCTCCTGCAGCCGCCGGGGGACGCGGACGGACCAGCTGGTGTCGCGGAAGAAGCGCTTGATCTCGCCGATGATGGTGGGCATGGCGAAGGTCGGGAACTCGACGCCGCGCTCGTTGTCGAAGCGGTCGATGGCCTTGATCAGACCGATGGTGCCGACCTGGATGATGTCCTCCATCGGCTCGTTGCGGCTGCGGAACCGGGCCGCGGCGTAGCGCACGAGCGGGAGGTTGAGTTCGATCAGGGTGTCGCGGACGTAGGTGTAGTCGCGGCACTCGGGCGTCAGCGTGGCGAAGCGCTGGAACAGCGAGCGGGAGAGGGTGCGGGTGTCGAGCCCGTCCCTCTCGACGACCGGGTCGCCGCCGTCGGCCGCCGCGGCGTCCGCCGGGGCGGCCTCCGTCAGCAGCACCGTCGGCGGGATGACGGTGCGTGAGATCACTGACCGGTCCGCGACGGTCGGCACGGCGGCGGCCTTGACTGCGGTTTTGGAGAGGACGACGACCTCCGACAGCACGATGTCGGGCACCGCGTGCTCCGGTCCGACCGCCCGGGGGGCGGGCAGGACCGACGTGGTGGAGTGAACCTCAGGGCTGCCCAGGTTTACGGACACGCTACCCCCTCATGTCTGCACAACTGTCGAAGAGTCGACAAGACGACGACTCGATGTACCTCCACTGGGATACCGGCACAGCATCCCCTGCAAACCCGAACAGGACCAGATGTCACGCGGCGGTAACGTGTCGTCAGGCCTGGTTTGGCTTGGAGTGCGAGGGAAAACGGCTGCTTCTGGGCCGGTCACGGGTGCTGCGGGGGAGGCTAGTGTTCCCAGGAGTTGCTGTTGCGCAACCGCGTGAAGATCCTTGCCAGCAGCCGGGATACGTGCATTTGCGACATTCCGAGCTCGGTGCTGATCTGCGACTGCGTCAGATTGCCGAAGAAGCGCAGCATCACGATCTGCCGCTCCCGCTCGGGCAGCTGGACCAGCAGGTGCCGGACCATGTCCCGATGCTCCACATGGGTGAGGGTCGCGTCCTCGTAGCCGAGGCGGTCGAGCAGGGCGAGCCCGCCGTCGTGCTCCTGTGCCGCCTCCAGCGAGGTGGCGTTGTAGGCCCGTCCGGCGTCCAGGCAGGCCCGGACGTCCTCCTCCGGGATCCGCAGGTTGGCGGCGATCTCCGGAATCTTGGGCATCCGGCCGTGGGCGACCGTCAGGTCCTCCATCGCGGCGCTGACCTGGACCCACAGCTCCTGGAGCCGGCGCGGCACGTGCATGGTGCGGACGTTGTCGCGGAAGTACCGCTTGATCTCGCCGAGGATGGTCGGCAGGGCGTAGGTGGGGAACTGGACGCCGCGGGTCGGGTCGAACCGGTCGATCGCGTTGATCAGCCCGATGGTGCCGACCTGGACCACGTCCTCCATCGGCTCGCTGCGGCCCCGGAAGCGGGCGGCGGCGTAGCGGACCAGCGGCAGGTTGACCTCGATCAGTGCGGCCCTGACCCGCTCGCGCTCGGGGGCCCCGGGCGGCAGCTCGGCCAGCCGTTCGAACAGGACCCGAGTGAGGGTGCGCACATCCACCCGTGACTGGTCCACGGGGACGGCGGCCGCGGGTGCGTCACCCTCGTCCTTCGCGCTCCCCTGTGTCTGCACCGACACGCCGCCCCTCGCGAGCTCCCAAGAGGCGCAACGCGTGCCCCAGTCCACCATCCGGCAAACCGGTCATAGCATCACAAGACACATGCTATCGGGGCAAGCACCGCATACAGGTGTGTTGGTGGGAACTGTTCGGGGGAGTGAACGAAAGCCGCCGTCCGGCGGTGCCGCGGCCGATCCGGCCGCCCGTTCGGCCACCCCCCGGCCCGGTCAGACCTCGATGTCCGCGATCACCCAGGTCGCGAAGGCCTTCCACAGGGAGACGCCGGCCTGGTGCGCGGGGTGGACCAGGTACGCCTGGAGCGCGGCGGCGTCGTCGACGAGGCTGTTGATCGCGAAGTCGTAGGCGATGTCACGGTCGGTGACGTTCCACCCGCACTCCCATTCGCGCAGTTCGATGATCTTCGTGCCCAGCTCGGCGAAGACCTCGGCGCCTTCGACGACTCGCGGGTCGTCCCTGGTGACGCCCTCGTTGAGCTTGAAAAGGACCAGGTGGCGGATCATCGGGCGCTCCTCGGACGGTTGATCGAGATCTCCCGAGACTACTTCACCAGGCTGGTCATGAAGGTGCCCACCGACTTGGCCGCGTTCGATATCCCGGTGAAGCCGACCTGGACCAGCGAGGCCGCGCGTACGGGCGAGGTGATGATCGTGTAGAGCACAAAGATGACCAGTAGATACATCGCGATCTTCCTTGCCTGCCCCATGACCCCGTCCGCCTCCCTGGTGCACCCGCCGTGCCACCCCTGCCGCGCTACCCCTGTTGGCCGAAGCCTAGCGCCGAAGGCCGTTCATATGACCGGTCTGCCGGGCATCGGGTGTTCCGGTGCCCCTGCGGTCCCAGGGGTAACGAGCGTGTCAGGACGGTGGGTCATAAGTCCTGCCAAATCGGGTCCAATGCCGGATGCGCGACGCATGTTCGTGTAGCAGAGTTGGTGGTGTACCGAGCGGGTCTGGCAGGAACCTCCCGGTATGAGGATCCGGAACCCCCGCTGTGGGACCGGCGCCGCGACTTCCCCCGACGCGGCCCGGTTGTGGGGTTCCGCCCAGGGGGGCGGCTTGTCCCCCCGCAACCGCCCCCCTGCCAACCTCAGGTCCGCAAGGACCGTGAGCCTCTTCCCCGGGCAGATGGTGGTCAACCCGAGGAAGGGGCCCTTTTGCGTTCCCGGCCGCCCGCCCGGCCGCCCGCCCGGCTGCTAACCGCCCCCGACTTCCGCCCGCCCCGACTGCCGCCGGCCCCGACCGGGGCTCAGGCTGCCGACCCGCTGTCTGGTGACAGCGCCGTCGTCGCCGCCCCGGCGGGCGTCAGCCGCTGCGCGGGGTCGGCCGGGCCGGTGGGCGCGAACCGCACCAGCAACATGGCCGCGTCGTCGTCGAGCGGGCCGGAGGTGTGCGCGGTGAGTGCCCGGCGCAGGCCGTCCAGGCCGTCGTGCAGGTCGTCCGCGTCGAGCAGGTGCGCGTGGTCGGGGACCGGGAAGAACTCGCCGGCCGCGTCCCTGGCCTCGGCCGCGCCGTCGGTGTAGAGCAGCACCCGGTCGCCCGGCCGCAGCACCGCCGTGCAGCGCCCGGGCTCGGAGTCGCCCAGCGAGCCGAGGCCCAGCGGCAGGCCGGGCACGGCAGGCTCGGCGAACTCGGTGGTGCCCTCGGCCCGGCGGATCAGCGGCGCCGGGTGGCCGTAGTTCAGCACGGTGACCTCACCGTCGTCGCGGCACTCGACCAGGACGGCGGTGACGAACTCCTCGCTGTCGCTCCGGCGTCCCAGCGCCCGTTCGAGCCGCGCGCCCACCTGCTCCAGCGTGGCGGCCTCCGGTGCGGCCTCGCGGAACGCGCCCAGGACGGTGGCCGCGCTGCGCACCCCGTCCAGCCCCTTGCCCTGGACGTCCCCGACCACCGCGCG
The Streptacidiphilus albus JL83 genome window above contains:
- a CDS encoding Dabb family protein, with the translated sequence MIRHLVLFKLNEGVTRDDPRVVEGAEVFAELGTKIIELREWECGWNVTDRDIAYDFAINSLVDDAAALQAYLVHPAHQAGVSLWKAFATWVIADIEV
- a CDS encoding RNA polymerase sigma factor SigF; protein product: MISRTVIPPTVLLTEAAPADAAAADGGDPVVERDGLDTRTLSRSLFQRFATLTPECRDYTYVRDTLIELNLPLVRYAAARFRSRNEPMEDIIQVGTIGLIKAIDRFDNERGVEFPTFAMPTIIGEIKRFFRDTSWSVRVPRRLQELRLSLTRAGDELSQKLDRSPTVAELAACLGVSEEDVVEGLAVGNAYTASSLDTAPTDEDGDGPLAERLGYEDAAMEGVEYRESLKPLLARLPARERRIIMLRFFGNMTQSQIGDEIGISQMHVSRLLTRTLATLREGLISEA
- a CDS encoding RNA polymerase sigma factor SigF; the protein is MVDWGTRCASWELARGGVSVQTQGSAKDEGDAPAAAVPVDQSRVDVRTLTRVLFERLAELPPGAPERERVRAALIEVNLPLVRYAAARFRGRSEPMEDVVQVGTIGLINAIDRFDPTRGVQFPTYALPTILGEIKRYFRDNVRTMHVPRRLQELWVQVSAAMEDLTVAHGRMPKIPEIAANLRIPEEDVRACLDAGRAYNATSLEAAQEHDGGLALLDRLGYEDATLTHVEHRDMVRHLLVQLPERERQIVMLRFFGNLTQSQISTELGMSQMHVSRLLARIFTRLRNSNSWEH
- a CDS encoding tyrosine-protein phosphatase, coding for MSEPQTIHPQAPVPARSLGLNTAANARDLGGYRTAEGRTVRSGVALRAEALVRLDDADLETLTAIGVRQVVDLRGLNEVQENGSDRLPGLDPVDIATVELTDGVAVVEGDAIRLLHLPVYSPDHDIYVELREVLGSQDAAAQRALLGDGGGERIMTEMYRWFVTDPVIRTRFAETVRLLADQAGTPVLFHCTAGKDRTGWVAAIVLTALGVDRDTVYADYLLTNERSAAVVERIMESFTRHKVLEDPSLILPVLRADAAYLDAAFAAVAEGWTDFESFLTDGLDLDAAELAALRANLLTD
- a CDS encoding PP2C family protein-serine/threonine phosphatase: MHSRGRLRDTVTTVLPYAALAGAVVGDLAAGDDIVLLPLCSIGPALASANRSLLRVLLSGVVALLVCFVMATANGLEFQARGVVAYVAVAAVTAAAAYAASMRTRSEQERQNAERELAEVRMVADVAQQVILRPVPARIGGLDLAFSYTSAAATATIGGDLYEAVPIPGGLRAVVGDVQGKGLDGVRSAATVLGAFREAAPEAATLEQVGARLERALGRRSDSEEFVTAVLVECRDDGEVTVLNYGHPAPLIRRAEGTTEFAEPAVPGLPLGLGSLGDSEPGRCTAVLRPGDRVLLYTDGAAEARDAAGEFFPVPDHAHLLDADDLHDGLDGLRRALTAHTSGPLDDDAAMLLVRFAPTGPADPAQRLTPAGAATTALSPDSGSAA